A genome region from Pseudomonas anguilliseptica includes the following:
- a CDS encoding IS5 family transposase has protein sequence MKQMTFADAEYAGKRKQTRKELFLIEMDRVVPWKGLIALIEPHYPKGEGGRPSYPLMAMLRVHLMQNWFGYSDPAMEEALYETTILRQFAGLTLERIPDETTILNFRRLLEKHELAAGILAVINGYLGDRGLSLRQGTIVDATLINAPSSTKNKNGKRDPEMHSTKKGNQYYFGMKAHIGVDDESGLVHSVVGTAANVADVTQVDKLLHGEENMVGADAGYTGVEKRPEHEGRQVIWQVAARRSTYKKLGKRSALYKAKRKIEKAKAQVRAKVEHPFRVIKRQFGYVKTRFRGLVKNTAQLVTLFALSNLWMARRHLLTNAGEVRP, from the coding sequence ATGAAGCAGATGACCTTCGCCGACGCCGAGTACGCCGGCAAGCGCAAGCAGACCCGCAAAGAATTGTTCCTGATCGAGATGGATCGGGTAGTGCCATGGAAAGGGTTGATCGCTTTGATCGAGCCGCATTATCCAAAGGGTGAAGGCGGCCGACCGTCCTATCCGCTGATGGCGATGCTGCGAGTGCATCTGATGCAAAACTGGTTCGGTTACAGCGATCCGGCGATGGAAGAGGCGCTGTACGAGACCACCATCCTACGCCAGTTTGCCGGGCTGACTCTGGAGCGCATTCCTGACGAAACCACCATCCTCAACTTCCGCCGCTTGCTGGAAAAACACGAACTGGCTGCCGGCATCCTGGCCGTGATCAATGGCTACCTGGGTGACCGTGGTTTGTCGCTGCGCCAAGGCACCATCGTCGATGCCACGCTGATCAACGCGCCGAGTTCAACCAAGAACAAGAACGGTAAGCGTGACCCTGAGATGCACTCAACCAAGAAAGGCAATCAGTATTACTTCGGCATGAAGGCGCACATCGGGGTGGATGACGAGTCTGGCTTGGTGCACAGCGTGGTGGGTACTGCCGCCAACGTGGCGGATGTCACCCAGGTCGATAAGCTGCTGCACGGCGAGGAAAACATGGTGGGGGCCGATGCCGGATATACCGGTGTCGAGAAGCGCCCCGAGCATGAGGGCCGTCAAGTGATCTGGCAGGTTGCAGCACGGCGTAGCACTTACAAGAAACTCGGTAAGCGCAGCGCGCTGTACAAAGCCAAGCGCAAAATCGAGAAGGCCAAGGCCCAAGTGCGAGCCAAGGTCGAGCATCCGTTTCGGGTGATCAAGCGTCAGTTCGGTTATGTGAAGACGCGCTTCCGTGGCCTGGTCAAAAACACGGCGCAACTGGTGACTTTATTCGCGCTGTCAAATCTGTGGATGGCGCGCCGACATTTACTGACGAATGCAGGAGAGGTGCGCCCGTAA
- a CDS encoding heavy-metal-associated domain-containing protein, with amino-acid sequence MQVSQVHAFRVDGMTCQGCVKTITEALLACDSAADVKVKFPGGEVRVSSSVPVDQLMVAIVEQGYGVSLA; translated from the coding sequence ATGCAGGTTTCTCAGGTTCACGCATTCCGGGTCGATGGCATGACTTGCCAGGGCTGCGTCAAAACCATCACCGAGGCGCTGTTGGCTTGCGACTCGGCGGCTGATGTGAAGGTGAAGTTTCCCGGTGGTGAAGTGCGTGTGAGCAGCAGTGTGCCGGTCGATCAGCTGATGGTCGCCATCGTCGAGCAAGGCTACGGCGTCAGCCTGGCGTAA